One Phaseolus vulgaris cultivar G19833 chromosome 2, P. vulgaris v2.0, whole genome shotgun sequence DNA window includes the following coding sequences:
- the LOC137812504 gene encoding aspartic proteinase Asp1-like: MKMGKVEMVLAMMVLFNMSSCSAWFGNKHKSGRSSILPSQPTSSSCPRLLNPAGSSVVIPLHGNVYPVGFYNVTLNIGQPPRPYFLDVDTGSDLTWLQCDAPCTHCSETPHPLYRPSNDFVPCKDPLCASLQPSDDYNCEHPDQCDYEINYADQYSTFGVLLNDVYLLNFTNRVQLKVRMALGCGYDQVFSPSSYHPLDGILGLGRGKTSLVSQLNNQGLVRNVIGHCLSSQGGGYIFFGNAYDSARVTWTPMSSVDPKHYSAGPAELVFGGRKTGVGSLTAVFDTGSSYSYFNSRAYQALLSWLKKDLTGKPLKAAPDDQTLPLCWHGRRPFKSIREVRRYFKPVALTFNNGGRVKAQFEIAPEAYLIISNLGNVCLGILNGSEIGLEELNLIGDISMQDKVMVFENEKNLIGWGPAECSRVPKSRDVSI, translated from the exons ATGAAGATGGGGAAAGTGGAGATGGTGCTTGCAATGATGGTGTTGTTCAACATGTCTTCTTGTTCGGCTTGGTTTGGTAACAAACACAAAAGTGGAAGGAGCTCAATTCTCCCAAGTCAACCCACGTCATCATCATGTCCAAGGCTATTGAATCCTGCTGGCTCTTCTGTTGTGATCCCTCTTCATGGCAACGTTTATCCTGTTGG GTTCTATAATGTTACTCTCAATATCGGTCAGCCACCAAGGCCTTATTTTCTTGATGTGGACACAGGTAGTGACCTCACATGGCTCCAGTGTGATGCCCCTTGTACCCATTGCTCTGAG ACACCCCATCCACTGTACAGGCCTAGCAATGACTTTGTTCCTTGCAAGGATCCCCTTTGTGCATCCTTGCAGCCCTCTGATGACTACAACTGTGAGCACCCTGATCAATGTGACTATGAAATTAATTATGCAGATCAGTACTCAACCTTCGGTGTGCTTCTAAATGATGTCTACCTTCTTAACTTTACCAATAGAGTCCAACTTAAAGTTCGGATGGCACTCGG ATGTGGATATGATCAAGTCTTCTCTCCTTCTTCTTACCATCCCTTAGATGGAATACTTGGCCTTGGAAGGGGAAAGACCAGCTTGGTATCCCAGCTGAATAATCAGGGCTTGGTGCGAAATGTGATTGGGCACTGTTTAAGTTCACAAGGAGGAGGGTATATCTTCTTTGGAAATGCATATGATTCTGCTCGAGTGACATGGACTCCAATGTCATCTGTAGATCC CAAACATTACTCTGCAGGGCCAGCTGAACTTGTTTTTGGAGGGAGGAAAACTGGGGTTGGAAGTCTAACTGCTGTTTTTGATACTGGGAGTTCTTATAGTTACTTCAACTCTCGTGCTTACCAAGCATTACTTTCTTGG CTGAAGAAAGATTTAACTGGAAAGCCCCTGAAAGCAGCACCTGATGATCAGACTTTACCTCTCTGCTGGCACGGTAGAAGACCTTTCAAAAGCATACGTGAAGTTCGAAGATACTTCAAGCCTGTGGCACTCACTTTCAACAATGGTGGAAGAGTTAAAGCTCAATTTGAGATCGCTCCTGAAGCTTATCTTATTATATCA AACCTGGGAAATGTTTGTCTGGGCATTCTAAACGGCTCTGAAATAGGTTTGGAGGAACTGAACCTAATTGGAG ACATATCCATGCAAGACAAGGTGATGGTATTCGAAAATGAGAAGAACCTAATTGGTTGGGGACCGGCAGAATGCAGCCGTGTTCCAAAATCTAGAGATGTCAGTATTtga